In Persicimonas caeni, a single window of DNA contains:
- a CDS encoding carboxypeptidase-like regulatory domain-containing protein, whose amino-acid sequence MNRRSLIIALVLIALGGGVAAVLWSTSEDARPEDDQPARTQQPASAPKVFRAHAPKIDQKPRIIVSPSGFAVRFSPGGEAPSEAVEATVGMAGIYPPPTMQAPEGGTIALPAPQASTLWGDEMHTYEIFARTADGSHAFWSELSTEGRAEGDVLDAKLLDASPLTVEVRDDKGEPVAGAEVRVSRGFVGLVHLTKETAEDGTATFEALPPGNLHVTLKKSGFARLMRRLSHGEGQETVSVDLERGPTRIGNGELERLAAQVVVEGNRTVVETNEPGENAESESDTLTEEPVQSAVDLYVVDSTGSAVSGALLQLWKGDRKLFEGTSRGTRPVPVELEAPFEGTLVAFDGRRGEGRARLSLTRVDTTKEAIVSLDRPLLSLDVPPGRINSRARIEQILGAELVPDGDAWLADVLSPTCAAAEAGIERGDRIVWVRSVGGGYSALVERGQERMQVLVGQ is encoded by the coding sequence ATGAATCGTCGATCCCTCATCATCGCGCTCGTTCTCATCGCCTTGGGCGGCGGTGTGGCCGCGGTGTTGTGGTCGACGAGCGAGGACGCGCGTCCCGAGGACGACCAGCCGGCGCGCACTCAACAACCGGCGAGCGCCCCTAAAGTGTTCCGGGCGCACGCGCCAAAAATTGATCAAAAACCGCGCATCATCGTCTCGCCCTCCGGCTTCGCGGTGCGCTTCTCGCCCGGCGGCGAGGCGCCCTCCGAGGCCGTCGAGGCGACGGTGGGCATGGCGGGCATCTATCCGCCGCCCACGATGCAGGCCCCCGAGGGCGGCACGATTGCGCTGCCCGCGCCCCAGGCCTCGACGCTGTGGGGCGACGAGATGCACACCTACGAGATCTTCGCGCGCACCGCCGACGGAAGCCACGCCTTCTGGAGCGAGCTGTCGACCGAAGGCCGCGCCGAGGGAGACGTCCTCGACGCCAAGCTTCTGGACGCCTCGCCGCTCACCGTCGAGGTCCGCGACGACAAAGGCGAGCCGGTCGCCGGGGCCGAGGTGCGCGTGTCGCGCGGGTTTGTGGGGCTCGTCCACCTGACCAAAGAGACCGCAGAAGACGGCACGGCCACCTTCGAGGCGCTGCCGCCCGGAAACCTTCATGTGACACTTAAGAAAAGCGGGTTCGCCCGCCTCATGCGCCGTCTGAGCCACGGCGAGGGCCAGGAGACCGTCTCGGTCGACCTCGAGCGCGGGCCCACCCGCATCGGAAACGGAGAACTCGAGCGACTCGCCGCGCAGGTGGTCGTGGAGGGGAACCGCACGGTCGTCGAGACCAACGAGCCGGGCGAAAACGCCGAAAGCGAAAGTGATACTTTAACCGAAGAGCCCGTCCAGAGCGCCGTGGACCTGTATGTGGTCGACTCGACCGGCTCGGCGGTCTCGGGGGCGTTGCTGCAGCTTTGGAAGGGCGATCGAAAGCTCTTCGAGGGCACAAGTCGAGGCACCAGGCCGGTGCCGGTCGAGCTCGAGGCGCCGTTCGAGGGGACGCTCGTCGCCTTCGACGGCCGCCGCGGCGAGGGCCGGGCGCGCCTGTCGCTGACGCGGGTCGACACGACCAAAGAGGCGATCGTCTCGCTCGACCGCCCGCTGTTGAGCCTCGACGTCCCGCCCGGGCGCATCAACTCCCGCGCCCGAATCGAGCAGATCCTGGGCGCGGAGCTCGTCCCTGACGGGGATGCGTGGCTCGCCGACGTACTCTCGCCGACCTGCGCGGCCGCCGAGGCCGGCATCGAGCGTGGCGATCGAATTGTGTGGGTGAGGAGCGTCGGCGGGGGCTATTCGGCGCTCGTCGAGCGGGGGCAGGAGCGCATGCAGGTGCTTGTTGGCCAATAA
- a CDS encoding tetratricopeptide repeat protein, which translates to MLGGVVACEDPQQTQTQAFEYAEAHYRAGDYDAALDGYQAFLEAYPQSPLAETAELRIRCIHREVRSVLMRKDMPRPRYVGAANQKQASNGAQKSSTNRTPQPNNRLNNNENKQDTD; encoded by the coding sequence ATGCTGGGGGGCGTCGTCGCATGCGAAGACCCGCAGCAAACTCAAACGCAAGCGTTCGAGTACGCCGAAGCCCATTATCGCGCCGGCGACTATGACGCCGCGCTGGATGGATATCAAGCGTTTCTCGAGGCATATCCACAGAGTCCTCTAGCAGAAACTGCCGAACTTCGCATTCGCTGTATTCATCGCGAAGTGCGCTCGGTGCTCATGCGCAAAGATATGCCCCGGCCGCGCTACGTCGGCGCCGCCAATCAGAAACAAGCATCGAACGGGGCCCAAAAGTCCAGCACGAATCGAACCCCCCAGCCAAATAATCGGCTGAACAATAACGAAAACAAGCAGGATACGGACTGA
- a CDS encoding DUF4132 domain-containing protein, whose translation MPEKTLDPPRQDGRNDARTWAPEPRRAERELAARATSDRQVWARIREVLEDDQGRVVPFAELAQACELSVSEVREEVAAMAVAWSDGDRHPPLNHGALRPYLQVHGARLDFYNDVFNSLVYPSPYVVEELVVDEDYVRLDALLAEIDMPSPGLPDGAPQLAWRNGEALSEAAVRWYTTHLLSETHYFQRGLAPDEARHKPVRGAAELVTPGLSDESLAAFVRWVVRQRLPDALQASIPEGSKVAVDALGALKMDGGLRRPLESVRGVDRTESYVLWRARWGLPHPPDMLERHWPREDEPSGTLDFWKAMAVHTLERALAQRRTFGYYHLRNNYLWHPVARDAVEGAVFRTDEGRLVWVQDGKLVDADGTVRLGPDDTLVLAHPATDLEDWPDVPLEDQFSQRTRSVLDSDDLPELPVEPLAHDLWRERARQLALYGLLAEDYGSGRNRRSANTTHAYLAMGDRQLYIKHNGYGDGYGGPSRPVQIEEFRLGRTEHDGPVHAAEKTSGWDQLPADLRSEAILLMRQILGEAPLPDVPEQMGPPQEPSGADESTESDALGKGSRVRVTSGKNEGVEGRVFWFGDSKFGPGKRVGIKGDDGETHWLDADDVEVI comes from the coding sequence ATGCCAGAGAAGACCCTCGATCCCCCTCGCCAAGACGGGCGCAACGATGCGCGCACCTGGGCGCCCGAGCCGCGCCGCGCCGAACGAGAACTCGCCGCGCGGGCCACGAGTGACCGCCAGGTGTGGGCGCGTATCCGCGAGGTGCTCGAAGACGACCAGGGCCGCGTCGTTCCGTTCGCCGAGCTCGCCCAGGCTTGCGAGCTGAGCGTCTCGGAGGTTCGCGAGGAGGTCGCCGCGATGGCGGTGGCCTGGAGCGACGGTGACCGCCACCCGCCGTTGAACCACGGCGCCCTTCGGCCTTATTTGCAGGTCCACGGCGCCCGCCTCGATTTCTACAACGACGTCTTCAACTCCCTCGTCTATCCGAGCCCCTATGTCGTCGAGGAGCTCGTCGTCGACGAAGACTACGTGCGCCTCGACGCCCTGCTCGCCGAGATCGACATGCCGAGCCCCGGCCTGCCCGACGGCGCGCCGCAGCTCGCGTGGCGCAACGGCGAGGCCCTGAGCGAGGCGGCGGTCCGCTGGTACACCACCCATCTGCTCTCCGAGACGCACTATTTCCAGCGCGGCTTGGCGCCCGACGAGGCGCGCCACAAGCCGGTGCGCGGCGCTGCCGAGCTGGTCACGCCGGGGCTCTCCGACGAGAGCCTCGCCGCCTTCGTGCGCTGGGTGGTCCGCCAGCGTCTTCCCGATGCCTTGCAGGCGAGTATCCCCGAGGGGAGCAAGGTCGCCGTCGACGCGTTGGGCGCCCTCAAGATGGACGGTGGGCTGCGCCGACCGCTCGAAAGCGTACGCGGCGTCGACCGCACCGAGAGCTACGTGCTGTGGCGGGCGCGTTGGGGCCTGCCGCACCCGCCTGACATGCTCGAGCGGCACTGGCCGCGCGAGGACGAGCCCAGCGGCACGCTGGACTTCTGGAAGGCGATGGCCGTCCACACCCTCGAGCGAGCACTCGCGCAGCGGCGCACCTTTGGGTACTACCACCTGCGCAATAACTACCTGTGGCATCCTGTGGCTCGCGACGCCGTCGAGGGCGCGGTCTTTCGCACCGACGAGGGGCGGCTGGTTTGGGTCCAGGATGGCAAGCTCGTCGACGCAGACGGCACCGTGCGCCTCGGCCCCGACGACACGCTCGTGTTGGCACATCCGGCCACCGATCTCGAAGACTGGCCCGATGTGCCCCTTGAAGACCAGTTCTCACAGCGCACACGCTCGGTCCTCGACAGCGACGACCTGCCCGAGCTGCCCGTCGAGCCACTCGCGCACGACCTGTGGCGAGAACGCGCCCGACAGCTCGCCCTGTACGGGTTGCTCGCAGAAGACTACGGAAGCGGGCGCAACCGCCGCAGCGCCAACACCACCCACGCCTACCTGGCCATGGGTGACCGCCAGCTCTACATCAAGCACAACGGCTACGGTGACGGCTACGGCGGGCCGAGCCGCCCGGTCCAAATCGAAGAGTTTCGGCTCGGACGTACCGAACACGACGGGCCGGTGCACGCAGCGGAGAAGACATCCGGGTGGGACCAACTCCCGGCCGACCTCCGCTCGGAGGCGATCCTGCTGATGCGTCAGATACTGGGCGAAGCCCCCCTTCCCGACGTCCCCGAGCAGATGGGGCCGCCGCAAGAGCCCTCCGGCGCCGACGAGTCCACCGAAAGCGACGCCCTTGGGAAAGGATCGCGTGTGCGCGTCACCAGCGGAAAAAACGAGGGCGTCGAGGGGCGTGTGTTCTGGTTCGGCGACAGCAAATTCGGGCCGGGCAAGCGCGTGGGCATCAAAGGCGACGATGGGGAGACCCACTGGCTCGACGCCGACGACGTGGAGGTCATCTGA
- a CDS encoding ABC transporter ATP-binding protein, protein MNDTNKTRLHISNLVKRYRRLTAVDGFSLDVAAGEFVGFIGPNGAGKSTTMGCVAGILAPDGGSVEVAGVDVVENPVEARRHIGFVPQDLDLYDYLTGDEFLRFVAQIRGVEGAEQDRQVEELLELTELTDARDRVVKEYSGGMARKIAICAALIGPPELLLLDESFVGLDPESTLRIRRRLQRYCDEGGAILLSSHILDMLERICSRVVIMVDGKLERDLSRDELEDMLAGGEYRDLNAIYLEATGKVID, encoded by the coding sequence ATGAACGACACGAACAAAACACGCCTTCATATCAGCAACCTCGTCAAGCGCTACCGGCGCCTGACCGCCGTCGACGGGTTCTCGCTCGACGTGGCCGCCGGGGAGTTTGTCGGGTTTATCGGGCCGAACGGCGCGGGCAAATCGACCACCATGGGCTGCGTGGCGGGCATCCTGGCGCCGGACGGCGGCTCGGTGGAGGTCGCCGGGGTCGACGTGGTCGAGAATCCCGTCGAGGCGCGCCGCCATATCGGGTTCGTGCCCCAGGACCTCGACCTGTACGACTACCTGACCGGCGACGAGTTCTTGCGCTTTGTCGCCCAGATTCGCGGCGTCGAGGGCGCCGAGCAGGACCGACAAGTTGAAGAACTACTCGAACTTACCGAGCTGACCGACGCCCGCGACCGGGTTGTGAAGGAGTATTCGGGCGGCATGGCCCGCAAGATCGCCATCTGCGCGGCGCTTATCGGCCCGCCGGAGCTCTTGCTGCTCGACGAGTCGTTCGTCGGCCTCGACCCGGAGTCGACGCTTCGCATCCGTCGGCGCCTGCAGCGCTACTGCGACGAAGGCGGCGCGATTCTGCTGTCGAGCCATATCCTCGACATGCTCGAGCGCATCTGCTCGCGGGTGGTCATCATGGTCGACGGCAAGCTCGAGCGCGACCTGAGCCGCGACGAGCTCGAAGACATGCTCGCCGGCGGCGAGTATCGTGATTTGAACGCGATTTACCTTGAAGCGACCGGCAAGGTCATCGACTGA
- a CDS encoding mechanosensitive ion channel family protein: MKVLSDITTKIGEIFSPQSIETYVVALLIFVVGWVLARSLAKGVERFMRQQGSEHGAAVGKKVVFYVVLLLATFGALTQLGVKLTGLLTAAGIFTVAIGFAAQTSVSNVISGLFLLVDRPFSINDTVKIDQTIGTVVNVDLLSTKVRTFDNLVVRIPNEALLKSTITNYTLFEVRRIDIPVSVAYSTDLGEAQRVLKEVMRDHKAVLDEPEPAVLVELLADSGITLVVRAWVVRQDFITAKSELTQAIKEALEAAKIEIPFPQRVVHHVYGEPSAPAAPESPSKHVEKAQPVIET, encoded by the coding sequence ATGAAAGTACTGAGCGATATCACGACGAAAATCGGCGAGATTTTCAGCCCCCAGAGCATCGAGACGTACGTCGTCGCGCTGCTCATCTTCGTGGTCGGCTGGGTGCTCGCGCGCAGCCTGGCCAAGGGCGTCGAGCGCTTCATGCGCCAGCAGGGCTCCGAGCACGGCGCCGCGGTGGGCAAGAAGGTCGTCTTCTACGTGGTCCTGCTGCTCGCCACGTTCGGTGCGCTCACCCAACTGGGCGTCAAGCTGACCGGCCTGCTCACCGCCGCGGGCATCTTTACGGTGGCCATCGGCTTCGCCGCGCAGACGAGCGTCTCGAACGTCATCTCGGGCCTATTCTTGCTCGTCGACCGGCCTTTTTCGATCAACGACACCGTCAAGATCGACCAGACCATCGGCACGGTTGTCAACGTCGACCTGCTGAGCACGAAGGTGCGCACGTTCGACAACCTGGTGGTGCGCATCCCCAACGAGGCGCTGCTCAAGAGCACGATCACGAACTACACGCTCTTCGAGGTGCGCCGCATCGATATCCCCGTGTCGGTTGCGTACTCGACCGATCTCGGCGAGGCTCAACGCGTGCTCAAAGAGGTGATGCGCGACCACAAAGCCGTGCTCGACGAGCCGGAGCCGGCGGTGCTCGTCGAGTTGCTCGCCGACAGCGGTATCACGCTGGTGGTGCGCGCCTGGGTGGTGCGCCAGGACTTCATCACCGCCAAGAGTGAGCTTACGCAGGCCATCAAAGAGGCGCTCGAGGCGGCGAAGATCGAGATTCCGTTCCCGCAACGCGTCGTCCACCACGTCTACGGCGAGCCGAGCGCGCCTGCGGCGCCCGAGAGCCCGTCGAAGCACGTCGAGAAGGCGCAACCAGTTATTGAGACGTAA